In Streptomyces erythrochromogenes, the DNA window TCCGAGAAGAAGGCCAACGGCGGCACCCGCTGGGCCCGCTTCGTCCTGCGCCGCCCCGTCATGGTGCTGCTGGCCGGTGTGATCGGCCTCGGCATCATCGCCATCCCGGCGAGCAAGCTGGAGATGGGCCTGCCGGACGACGGCGCCCAGCCGGTCTCCACCACCCAGCGCCAGGCGTACGACCTGCTGTCCGAGGGCTTCGGCCCGGGCTTCAACGGCCCGCTGATGGTGGTCGTCGACGGCGACAAGGCCCTCGCGGACTCCACCGTGGACCGGATCAAGGGCCTGGAGGGCGTCGCCGCGGTCACCCCGCCGACCCCCAACGAGGCCGGCGACGCCGCGGTGATCACCGTCATCCCGAAGGACCGCCCCTCCTCCACCCAGACCGAGGACCTGGTCCACGAGATCCGCGACGGCAGCGGCGACGACGTCCTCGTCACCGGCGCCACCGCGATGAACATCGACTTCTCGCAGAAGATGAACGACGCGCTGCTGCCCTACCTGGCACTCGTCGTCGGCCTCGCCTTCCTGCTGCTGATGCTCGTCTTCCGCTCGATCCTGGTCCCGCTCAAGGCGGCCCTCGGCTTCCTGCTGTCGGTCGTCGCGGCCCTCGGCGCGGTCGTCGCGGTCTTCCAATGGGGCTGGCTCGGCTCGGTCTTCGGGGTGGAGCAGACCGGTCCGATCATGTCGATGATGCCGATCTTCATGGTCGGCGTGGTCTTCGGCCTGGCGATGGACTACGAGGTCTTCCTCGTCACCCGCATGCGGGAGGCGTACGTCCACGGCGAGCGCCCGGGCCAGGCGGTCGTGACCGGCTTCCAGTACAGCGCGCGGGTCGTCGTGGCCGCCGCCGTCATCATGATCGCGGTGTTCGCGGGCTTCATCGGGGCCAGCGAGCAGATGGTCAAGATGATCGGCTTCGGCCTGGCCGTCGCGGTCTTCTTCGACGCCTTCGTGGTCCGCATGGCCATCGTCCCGGCGGTGCTCGCACTGCTCGGCCACAAGGCCTGGTGGCTGCCCAAGTGGCTGGACCGGCTGCTGCCGAACGTGGACGTGGAGGGCGAGAGCCTGCGCAAGCACCTCGCCACCGAGTCCGCGGAAGGCGAGGGTCCGGACAAGGACCGCGAGCTGGTCAACGCCTGACCGACGCGCTGAGCACAGCCCGGCCCCGTACCCCCGATCACCGGGGGTACGGGGCCGGGCCCGTTGCGCCTAGCGGGTGGCGGTCGCGGTGGCGGCGTAGGTGCGCCGGAGGAAGCGGCGCAGCGCGGCGATGTCGAACTGGACCACCGCGACGCCCTCGGGGGAGTGGAACTCGACGACCGCCTGGACGCGGCCGCAGGGCCAGATGCGTACGTCTCCGGTCCCCGTAGGCGCCTGGAGGCCCGCCTCCAGCAGGGCCCGGGGGAAGACCCACTCGTTGTCGGTCCCCTCGGGGGACAGGTCGGCGGGGAAGACGATCCGCACGGCCAGCGGCTCGGCCGGGGCGAAGCGCAGGGCGACGGGGATCGCCCGGTAGAGGGGGTCGTCCGTGATCACACGGGCGCGGACCCGCTCTTCGACGGGGGCCGCGGTCGCGGTCGCTGGGAGATTCTCGGCGGGGGCTGACATCGACCAGACTCCTCGAATCGGAACATATCCGTCCGTTTGCCCTCCAGCCTCGCACATTCCCACGAAACCGCGCGCGACTATTTGTGATGCACTCGCTCTTGCCAACGGTTTGCAACTGGGCACTATTCTTGAACGGTTAAAGACCGTATAAGAAGCGGAGCCCACTCCATGCATGTGCCCGACGGATTCATCAACGCACCCGTCTCGGTGGCCGCCGGAGTGGCGGCAGCCGCAGCGGTGGCCGTCAGCCTCCGCGGCGCCCGCCGCGAACTCGACGAGCGGACCGCCCCGCTCGCCGGCCTCGTCGCCGCCTTCATCTTCGCCGTGCAGATGCTGAACTTCCCGGTCGCCGCCGGCACCAGCGGCCACCTGCTGGGCGGCGCGCTCGCGGCGATACTCGTCGGCCCCTACACCGGCGTGCTGTGCGTGTCCGTCGTCCTGCTCATGCAGGGCATCCTCTTCGCCGACGGCGGCCTGACCGCCCTCGGCGTGAACATCACCGTCATGGGCGTCGTCACCGTCGTCACCGCGCACCTGCTCTTCCGCGGGCTGCTGCGCGTCCTGCCGACCACCCGCCGCTCCGTGACCGCGGCCGGCTTCGTGGCCGCCCTGTTCTCGGTGCCCGCCGCGGCCGCCGCCTTCACCGCCGTCTACGCCGTCGGCGGCACCACCGACGTGCCCCTCGGCAAGGTCCTCACCGCCATGGTCGGCGTGCACGTCCTCATCGGCATCGGCGAGGCCCTCATCACCGCCGCGACCGTCGGTGCCGTGATCGCCGTACGTCCCGACCTGGTGCACGGGGCCCGCGGACTGGCCGCGCCGCTGAAGCTGCGCGTCGACGGGGCGCTCGTCGACGCGCCCGCCGCCGCCCCCGCGCCCGCCGCCGCCCCCGCGCCCGCCGCCGCCCCCGCGCCGGCCGCCGCGCCCGCCGTCGGCTCGACGAAGAAGGTCTGGGCGACCGGCCTGGTCACCGCGCTCGTCCTCGCCGGGTTCGTCTCCTTCTACGCCTCCGCCAACCCCGACGGCCTGGAGAAGGTCGCCGCCGACAAGGGCATCGACGAGAAGGTCGAGGAGCACGCCGCCGCCGATTCGCCGCTCGCCGACTACAGCGTCAAGGACGTCGACGACGCCCGCCTGTCCGGCGGCCTCGCCGGAGTCATCGGCGTCGGCGTCACCGTCGTCGCCGGCACCGGGATCTTCTGGGCCGTGCGCCGCCGCAAGTCGGACGAGCTGACGGCCGTCTCCACCTCCGCCCCGGTCGCCTGACATGGGTGCCGGCCACGCCCACAGGCTCTACCGCCCGGGCAGCTCGCCGGTCCACGCCCTGCCCCCGCACTGCAAGCTCGCCGCGACCTTCGGCTTCGTCGTGGTCGTGGTGTCCACACCGCGGGAGGCGGTGTGGGCCTTCGGCCTGTACGCACTGCTCCTCGCCGGGGTCGCGGCCGTGGCCCGGATCCCGGCCGGCTTCCTGCTGCGCAGGCTGCTGATCGAGATCCCCTTCGTCGCCTTCGCCGTGCTCATGCCCTTCGTGGCCGAGGGCGAGCGGGTCGAGGTCCTCGGCATGTCGCTCAGCGTCTCCGGCCTGTGGGGCGCCTGGAACGTCCTGGCCAAGGGGACCCTCGGGGTGGCCGCGTCCGTCCTGCTCGCCTCGACGACCGAGCTGCGGGCCCTCCTGCTGGGCCTCCAGCGGCTCAAGCTGCCGCCGCTGCTCGTGCAGATCGCCTCGTTCATGATCCGCTACGGCGACGTGATCGGCGACGAGCTGCGCCGGATGTCCATCGCCCGCCGCTCGCGCGGCTTCGAGGCGAGCGGGATCCGGCACTGGGGGGTGCTCGCCAAGACGGCGGGCGCGCTGTTCATCCGCTCCTACGAACGCGGCGAGCGGGTCTACCTGGCGATGGTCAGCCGCGGCTACGCCGGTTCCATGCCGGTCATCGACGAGGTCGTGGCCACGCGGGGCCAGTGGGCGTACGCGGCCGTCCTCCCGGTGACGGCCCTCGCCGTCTGTCTGATGGGATGGACCCTGTGACCAGTACCCCCTCGCCCGCGCCTGCGCCCGCCCCTTCGCTGGCAGTCGCCGGGCTCGCGTACGCCTATCCGGACGGCCACCAGGCCCTGTTCGGCGTCGACCTGACCGTCGGGCGCGGCGAGCGCG includes these proteins:
- a CDS encoding SsgA family sporulation/cell division regulator codes for the protein MSAPAENLPATATAAPVEERVRARVITDDPLYRAIPVALRFAPAEPLAVRIVFPADLSPEGTDNEWVFPRALLEAGLQAPTGTGDVRIWPCGRVQAVVEFHSPEGVAVVQFDIAALRRFLRRTYAATATATR
- a CDS encoding MMPL family transporter; protein product: MATFLYRLGRGAFRRRGLVALLWVALLFAAGFGAATAAAPTSGSFSIPGTEAQKAFDLLDKKFPGMAADGATARIVVKAPAGAKVTDPGPKAEVEKIVNGLKTGPGAEQVASVANPYEVQAVSQDGSTTYISAKYTVSGMELKDATRDALKESGDDAKAAGLNVQIGGDALMVAPETGSGEIIGILVAAIVLVITFGSLVAAGLPLLTAIIGVGIGVSSITALANVLDLGNTTATLATMIGLAVGIDYALFIVSRYRAELAEGRDRDEAAGRATGTAGSAVVFAGLTVVIALVGLAVVNIPMLTKMGVAAAGTVVIAVLVALTLVPAILGFAGKKVLPAGEKSKLFGKGKPASEKKANGGTRWARFVLRRPVMVLLAGVIGLGIIAIPASKLEMGLPDDGAQPVSTTQRQAYDLLSEGFGPGFNGPLMVVVDGDKALADSTVDRIKGLEGVAAVTPPTPNEAGDAAVITVIPKDRPSSTQTEDLVHEIRDGSGDDVLVTGATAMNIDFSQKMNDALLPYLALVVGLAFLLLMLVFRSILVPLKAALGFLLSVVAALGAVVAVFQWGWLGSVFGVEQTGPIMSMMPIFMVGVVFGLAMDYEVFLVTRMREAYVHGERPGQAVVTGFQYSARVVVAAAVIMIAVFAGFIGASEQMVKMIGFGLAVAVFFDAFVVRMAIVPAVLALLGHKAWWLPKWLDRLLPNVDVEGESLRKHLATESAEGEGPDKDRELVNA
- the cbiQ gene encoding cobalt ECF transporter T component CbiQ, coding for MGAGHAHRLYRPGSSPVHALPPHCKLAATFGFVVVVVSTPREAVWAFGLYALLLAGVAAVARIPAGFLLRRLLIEIPFVAFAVLMPFVAEGERVEVLGMSLSVSGLWGAWNVLAKGTLGVAASVLLASTTELRALLLGLQRLKLPPLLVQIASFMIRYGDVIGDELRRMSIARRSRGFEASGIRHWGVLAKTAGALFIRSYERGERVYLAMVSRGYAGSMPVIDEVVATRGQWAYAAVLPVTALAVCLMGWTL
- a CDS encoding energy-coupling factor ABC transporter permease encodes the protein MHVPDGFINAPVSVAAGVAAAAAVAVSLRGARRELDERTAPLAGLVAAFIFAVQMLNFPVAAGTSGHLLGGALAAILVGPYTGVLCVSVVLLMQGILFADGGLTALGVNITVMGVVTVVTAHLLFRGLLRVLPTTRRSVTAAGFVAALFSVPAAAAAFTAVYAVGGTTDVPLGKVLTAMVGVHVLIGIGEALITAATVGAVIAVRPDLVHGARGLAAPLKLRVDGALVDAPAAAPAPAAAPAPAAAPAPAAAPAVGSTKKVWATGLVTALVLAGFVSFYASANPDGLEKVAADKGIDEKVEEHAAADSPLADYSVKDVDDARLSGGLAGVIGVGVTVVAGTGIFWAVRRRKSDELTAVSTSAPVA